The nucleotide window attataaattaaaaatatatatttttttatattcctccTTTTTTACAGACAAGGCTGGCATTATAGTGTCACGTGACTGCCACTTTGAAGTAGTGGGTCAGAAGCCTGATCTTTGCACCGTCTCCCACAGCCGCGAAGTACAAAGCTGTCACATTTGCAAGGGTGATCTCTGCAATGCTTCCTCAGCTGGTTTCGTGGCGATCAGCTTGGCGGCGCTAATTAGCTTGATCGCTATgcaatttttaatgtaaattatattttgttaaatattgttAGAGACAATCAACTATAACCTCTTGGAAGTATATTTGCCAATTGTATTATGTTaattatatcaaaatataaaaaatacccaatatgtacatacatacataaaaattgcCAGTCTCTaactatgtaaatattataatttatcaataatttgtaatattaaacaatacaaaaattatttttttgctctGATATTATCtagcaaaatatgtatattgcactTGCACTTTTACAAAACTAAGCATTTAGAGAGCTGAtggtattgaaaaaataatattttaataatttatacaaaatgtgtttaaagaGTTTAATAAAAGTAGtctcagtaaaaatattttccaaaggctgtgtattgttttaattttttaaacggTAAGTGACAGAATCaaagacacaaaaaaaaataatttcatacaagaacttgatattGATCTGTGGGTTTTACGGCTGCTATAAGCTATtatggttcgatctgaacaatttgtttggagattgtaccgttgacTTGGAAATAAttaatgccaaatttcgtgaagcaAAGTTGTTATTGCATTAAACTTTGAAAGTCAACCTAAGCTACTTGTCAAAACTAGTAAACAAACACAGTGTTGTTAATTTCATTTtgtcaatataaataaattgactttggttttattgattacaataaatgttttttggaATGCCTAATGTTTTCATATACGAACTCGGCAAAGTGAGAATGTCGTTTTCTTAGTCTTTTgtgtttattacttttttaagttAATCTAAGTGTATATCGTTTTGGACGGACATGTTTAAAATGTTAAGTATTTGTCTTAACAATACTTAATTGTACTAAgttacatacaagtatgcatATTCGATTAATAAATCACTTATAAAAGGCACATTTTAGTTATAAATGATATGAGGTGTAGTCACATTATTTTAAAGGCGTAATGTCCAAGCAATTGCACCGACTAATATTGTACTGAGCGTTATTGCAATTTTGTTCCCACTAAGTAGACTGGCAACATTACAACCATCTTTACTATTGCATGTGCAGTATTCCATAAATATATTGTAGCTTCCTGTGCGCATCAGACAATAACGCTCATCACCTTCAATGCCAGGTTCTCCCATGTAAGCACAGCTACGGAAATAGCGCCATTCGCCGTGCATTTTTTGACGAATTTTACGACACATTGTCGGTCGTACGCCAGGTAAATGTTGCAATTCAGGCTCCTGTGCACAATCAGTAATAACCAGTGAACTATTGTCGAATGGATTTCCACATTTTGGATCGTTGTCTGAGCGGCAGTCCCAGCACTTAATGGCAAAgcctaaaacaatttttatgaatGGGTGCGTCATTTTGACTtcatatttgtaattttcaattatatttacttaccCAGTTGTACTAGACAACATAGAAATATGCCAACATAAATTGTTGATTGGAAATTACTCATTGTACTATATTCAATAATAAGAAACTTTTGTACGATTCTATAAATGCAGTTTAATTTCTAACAAACAAAATATGGAAAAAGCGTCCCCACCCAAATACACGATGGCTTGATGATTAAAATTTGACACCTTCGGTGGTGATGCCGGATGtatgtaaaatgaaaaaatgttttaacaCTATTCTACATAAACTTTTTCACATTCGTTTACACGAAAAATGAATACATTAAAAGTGTTAGAAGAGATTTTTCTTTCGGTAAGGGTAgtttccagctctcaagaaaagCCAACACACCATACAAAATAACACTAAAGAAAAGCTCAAGAAGTTTTctggttttaaattttattgtggcAACATCCAGCTCTCAAGATATTCACTACGTAGATTtactacatttttataaattgtggAAAGGCAACACTGGTTTTGAGAAGAAACATAACAAtttctataataatataaagtttaggatccagctctcaagaaatgtaaaaacgtgtcataaaaaaaacgcttaagaaatggtCAAGATAATTTCTTGCGGTAAATTTTCTTGcgctagtatgcagctctaaagaaatttagtactaatttttaatacattttttcaataaaatgcgtatATGGcaatcctggttttgcgaagaaacattaaatcaacaattgtttctttgAGGAAAATCAAAGTAATGATTTCTGAATTTCTGAAGGAAATTGAGCGGGAAGAAAAAGTTTGtggttttatttcaattttttatattattttgtttaacccTTAGAAATGGAACTCTTAATACCTGCAACAAAGCGGCAAAAGAGAGTAAGAAATTTCACAACAGGTGAAAAACGAAAACTAATTAAAGAAGTGGAACAGTGGCCCCGAATATGGGACACAAAAAACGTTATGCATTCGAATAAAAATGCTTTGGAGCAGGCCTGGGCCCACATAAGCAAATCGCTTGGCAAACCTGGTAAGTGTATATAAATtagagttttattttattaatctcTTAacttggttttatttttttttatgtttttttagttAGTGAGTGCAAAGTTGGTTGGATTAGCTTACGGGAGAGCTATCGCTATCACGCCAGAGTGGCCCGTAGGCATAAAAGGGGTAGCGCTCGTGAAGACCCGATTGATTGGGAGTTTGCAGAAGAAATGGCATTTTTGCCAAATGTATCAAGAAAGTAAgtctattaaattttacttttaaatttcacGATTTATTGTTGTGTTTTCGCAGAACTTTCACAAGTCCAACATTTGAAGATTTGGATTCATCGTCCCCCATAAATAGAGCGAATGTAGAGGAGTTAATTATTCCGCAATTTAATTATGTAAGTGTATATAATGTGCATGTaaattgaaatgttttattttttgtttattttgcagAGTCCAACACCCACCACAAGTAATCGGTCATTCAGCGGAAGCCAAAATGACGAGACATTGAGTCGATTCAACAACGTTTTGAAGAAGCAAGAAGAATTGGTAGCAGGAAAGAACGACTCACCATATGCACAAGTCCTTGCTTGTTTTGACTGGTTGTTGAATAAGCTTCCACAGTCAGTTGCTGATGATATGTGTATGGAATTTAACAGTATGCTGTTACAGAAAGTGAAAGaacttaaatcaaaaaaatagaataaggTACAGAAATAAGAATCTaacaaatatctttttatacacTTATCTTATGATtagttatgaaataaataaacacgaAATTTGGAAACATCAaacttgtttttataaaaaacatatatacataaaataaatagtaattattgtttttacaaataaacataaatattggAAATGTAGCAGGCATCATGCTGAAACAATCGATTGTGGCTGATGCGGATGACAAAATAATACCTTTCAGAGGTAAAGGCATTTTGCACTCAAAATTCCAAACGCATTTTCAATACATCGTCTTGCTCTACTTAAacgataattgaaaatttgtttctcTTTGGAAAGTATTTTGCTGTTGTAAGGCTTTAGTATATGTTTACACAGTGGAAATGGATCCTCTCCCACAATTAATTATGGTACTTTTTGCCATCGATCTGTCATTAAGTACGAGTATGCTGATCCCGAATCTCGAATTCTTCATAATATTGCAGTCTCCTTCACTTCCGTAAGCACCAATATGCAAGTATGTGAATTTATAATTGGAATCACATGTGGCCATCAACACAATAGAATGGAATCCCTATAATAAAAGcacattaataaaaattattagctAGGTATACCCGAGCGTACGAGGGTATTACAatctatatgtatacaaattcaattactttagaaatataaaatatgcttCCAGATTTTGGCCGATATGTCCGACGTAGTTCGGAAAATTCCATTGTGTTTGAAAGCAATGATATGTATCCAACAATGTGTTCACTCTGGAATTTCATTTTGCAATTCCCTTACACACATCGGACACGATTCTTAAAAAGTGCCGCTTGCTAATACGGTATCAGGAGGCAATATGGCGTTGTAAATCTCCAGAAGCCAAGtacctaaaaaaaaagaatgctGTCAAATCCTATTTGCGCTAAAATAGTatcttatatattttcataacatACTTTAGTACAACGGCTAACTTGACTTTAGTAGCGATGAAATCGTCCTCCATTCGAGATACTAAAAAGGACCacctgaaaaatataaaaaagaattaatcattaataattaaataaatttaagtgtaCAGAATGGGAAACTTACCAATTACTCTtgcttaaagaaatttttttttttttgattaattttttaacacttttcttCTTCTACTGTTTAGCATTCACAGTGCgatatgaaatttcaaaatttcttgctGACTACTATTTCACACGAAAGAAAAAACACCGATAATTTCTCGTGCATTTAATTGAGAGCTGAAAACTAACCAAACAAAGGaatctgaataatattttttttagttgtatAATcgcgaataaatttttttttcacatatgtaaatgaaaagtGTATGCATAAAGTCTTTCTGGCAACGCTTggtcaaaatatattttgatatctGAGTATCCCTGTACATCGTATATGTCAAATTTGTtagcaaaattatttgtttttatatagcttgtttatattttacgtagaattattaaagcaaattttgtttcaagttCTTCAAATCTTATTTAAAATGCGCAACTTTGTGAATTATGTAGTGATTGTGTTATCACTGTGTACCGTCGGTAAGTTATTTTCTTGCTGATATGCACATTACAATCATACTTTAAAGCATGGCTTGGGTGTGGCTTAAATGACTTGTTAATAATTGTATATGAATGtgtaaacattataaaataatttaaggttCACTTGCTATACGCTGTTACCAATGCTCCTCCGATCAGGATCGAAAAGGTTACGACAGTTGTGGTGCTTATAAGCCATTTAACCGGACGGAACATATTCCCATCGAATGTAACAGTGATGAATCACATATGCCCGGATCGTTTTGCATGAAGGTGGTACAACAAGGTCCTAGGGGTTTCATCtgtaagttttgttttttaattttttttttgtaataagctATGTACttaacataattattttcatcTAGGGGATGGTCGTTGGCGTCAAGTAATTAGGCGCTGCGCCTCAGTATCCGAAACAGGTGTGACTGGTGTCTGCAACTGGGGTGTTTATGAAAACGGCGTCTATTGGGAAGAATGTTATTGCTCTAATGACAGCTGCAATGCCGCCTCAAGCATTAGTTTATCAAAAAAGAGTCTCGCTCTAGCAATTATTGCAATATTAGCGCTGTCATGCAAAAAGTTTGTGAATTAGGCAACGAATCAAACGAAAACTGTCTCGAAAAAACATTCCGTCCATTTCATTGGTATattggttttctttttataataatgACCACTATTATGTAATCGTCCGTAAACTTAAGTGCCTTAATGTAAGCATTTCGCTTTAAgttcaaattgtaaaaaaatatatttcacgtacaaaaattttttacacataCACTACAATGTATACATAATAAAACAGACAACAATAGAACTTCACATTTCTTCTGCATCTGGATCTTTAGAatctttcataattttcaatgcACCGTCTTGCCAACCGGCACTTGGTGAATTCGCAACGGCACAGTATATAGCGAGCGCACCGTTTGGCATTTCTTTAACAGCCATATACGATTTGTTATCCTGAAGCCACAATTTAACTTCAGTTTTTGAACCTTGATACTATTGAGTAATTAGATGATacgttgaatttaaaaataatttaaatgaatgtatcgcattttatatttgtatttacccA belongs to Bactrocera dorsalis isolate Fly_Bdor chromosome 1, ASM2337382v1, whole genome shotgun sequence and includes:
- the LOC105223517 gene encoding uncharacterized protein LOC105223517, translated to MSNFQSTIYVGIFLCCLVQLGFAIKCWDCRSDNDPKCGNPFDNSSLVITDCAQEPELQHLPGVRPTMCRKIRQKMHGEWRYFRSCAYMGEPGIEGDERYCLMRTGSYNIFMEYCTCNSKDGCNVASLLSGNKIAITLSTILVGAIAWTLRL
- the LOC105223513 gene encoding uncharacterized protein LOC105223513 translates to MRNFVNYVVIVLSLCTVGSLAIRCYQCSSDQDRKGYDSCGAYKPFNRTEHIPIECNSDESHMPGSFCMKVVQQGPRGFIWDGRWRQVIRRCASVSETGVTGVCNWGVYENGVYWEECYCSNDSCNAASSISLSKKSLALAIIAILALSCKKFVN
- the LOC105223516 gene encoding uncharacterized protein LOC105223516, with the protein product MELLIPATKRQKRVRNFTTGEKRKLIKEVEQWPRIWDTKNVMHSNKNALEQAWAHISKSLGKPVSECKVGWISLRESYRYHARVARRHKRGSAREDPIDWEFAEEMAFLPNVSRKTFTSPTFEDLDSSSPINRANVEELIIPQFNYSPTPTTSNRSFSGSQNDETLSRFNNVLKKQEELVAGKNDSPYAQVLACFDWLLNKLPQSVADDMCMEFNSMLLQKVKELKSKK